A genomic region of Serratia fonticola contains the following coding sequences:
- a CDS encoding amino acid permease, which yields MRTAKPQLRRGLNARHIRFMALGSAIGTGLFYGSAGAIQLAGPAVLLAYLVGGAAVFMVMRALGEMAVHQPVSGSFGHYASHYLGPLAGFLTGWTYTFEMVIVALADVTAFGIYMGLWFPDVAQWVWILSIILFIGALNLCSVKVFGEMEFWLSLVKVAAIVAMIVGGAAVMLFGFGVTQQATGFSNLWQHGGFMPNGIGGVVASLAVVMFAFGGIEIIGITASEAKDPAKVLPKAINAVPIRILLFYVLTLLVLMAIYPWNSIGQNGSPFVEIFSNLGISSAANVLNVVVITAAISAINSDIFGAGRMMYGMAQDGQAPKSFSKLTNNGVPWMTVLVMSIALLLAVLLNYLIPKQIFMIIASIATFATVWVWLMILLSQVAMRRTLSKEEVSQLSFPVPWWPVAPALATAFMLFVIGLLGYFEESRIALIVGLVWVAFLTLAYWLWVRKKGENRPVTSTESL from the coding sequence ATGCGTACCGCAAAACCACAGCTACGGCGCGGCTTAAACGCGCGACATATTCGCTTTATGGCCCTCGGCTCTGCTATCGGCACCGGCTTGTTCTATGGCTCGGCGGGTGCGATTCAACTGGCGGGGCCGGCCGTGCTGCTGGCCTATCTGGTCGGTGGTGCAGCAGTCTTTATGGTGATGCGGGCATTAGGGGAAATGGCGGTGCATCAGCCAGTTTCCGGCTCCTTCGGCCACTATGCCAGCCATTATCTTGGCCCACTGGCCGGGTTCCTCACAGGCTGGACCTATACCTTTGAGATGGTGATTGTGGCCCTGGCCGACGTGACCGCCTTCGGTATCTACATGGGGCTGTGGTTTCCGGATGTTGCCCAATGGGTCTGGATACTCAGCATCATTTTGTTTATCGGCGCGCTCAATCTGTGCAGCGTCAAAGTCTTTGGCGAGATGGAGTTCTGGTTATCACTGGTCAAGGTGGCAGCCATTGTAGCGATGATCGTCGGCGGTGCTGCGGTGATGCTGTTCGGCTTTGGCGTAACCCAGCAGGCCACTGGCTTCAGTAATCTTTGGCAGCACGGCGGTTTTATGCCAAACGGAATCGGCGGTGTCGTCGCCTCTCTGGCGGTAGTGATGTTCGCCTTCGGCGGGATTGAAATTATCGGTATTACCGCCAGCGAGGCTAAAGATCCTGCCAAAGTGCTGCCAAAGGCGATCAATGCCGTCCCGATCCGCATCCTGTTGTTCTATGTCCTGACGTTGCTGGTGCTGATGGCGATCTACCCGTGGAACAGCATCGGCCAAAACGGCAGCCCGTTTGTGGAAATCTTCAGTAATCTGGGGATCAGTTCGGCAGCTAACGTATTAAACGTGGTGGTGATCACCGCCGCCATCTCCGCCATCAACAGCGATATTTTTGGCGCAGGCCGCATGATGTATGGCATGGCACAGGACGGCCAGGCACCGAAGAGTTTCTCTAAGCTGACCAACAACGGCGTGCCCTGGATGACGGTATTGGTGATGTCCATCGCCCTGCTGTTGGCTGTGCTGCTCAACTACCTGATCCCCAAGCAGATCTTCATGATCATCGCGTCTATCGCCACCTTTGCCACGGTGTGGGTATGGTTGATGATCCTGCTTTCGCAGGTCGCCATGCGCCGTACACTCAGCAAAGAAGAAGTCAGTCAATTGAGCTTCCCGGTCCCCTGGTGGCCGGTAGCCCCCGCACTGGCAACGGCATTCATGCTGTTTGTGATCGGCCTGCTCGGTTACTTTGAAGAGAGCCGCATCGCCCTGATCGTCGGGCTGGTTTGGGTGGCATTCCTGACGCTGGCTTACTGGTTATGGGTACGTAAAAAAGGCGAGAACCGCCCGGTGACCTCAACGGAAAGCCTGTAA
- the eno gene encoding phosphopyruvate hydratase, producing the protein MSKIVKVIGREIIDSRGNPTVEAEVHLEGGFVGLAAAPSGASTGSREALELRDGDKSRFLGKGVLKAVAAVNGPIAQAVLGKDAKDQANIDKIMIELDGTENKSKFGANAILAVSLAAAKAAAASKGMPLYEHIAELNGTPGKFSMPLPMMNIINGGEHADNNVDIQEFMIQPVGAKTLKEAVRIGSEVFHHLAKVLKAKGMNTAVGDEGGYAPNLGSNAEALAVIAEAVKAAGYELGKDVTLAMDCAASEFYKDGKYVLAGEGNKAFTSEEFTHFLEELTKQYPIVSIEDGLDESDWAGFAYQTKVLGDKIQLVGDDLFVTNTKILKEGIEKGIANSILIKFNQIGSLTETLAAIKMAKDAGYTAVISHRSGETEDATIADLAVGTAAGQIKTGSMSRSDRVAKYNQLIRIEEALGDRAPFNGLKEVKGQ; encoded by the coding sequence ATGTCCAAAATCGTTAAAGTCATTGGCCGTGAAATCATCGACTCACGCGGCAACCCAACTGTTGAAGCCGAAGTTCATCTGGAAGGCGGTTTCGTCGGTCTGGCTGCAGCACCATCAGGTGCATCTACCGGTTCTCGTGAAGCACTGGAACTGCGTGACGGTGATAAATCTCGTTTCCTGGGTAAAGGCGTACTGAAAGCCGTTGCTGCAGTGAACGGCCCAATTGCTCAGGCAGTGCTGGGTAAAGATGCCAAAGACCAGGCTAACATCGACAAGATCATGATCGAGTTGGACGGTACCGAGAACAAATCCAAGTTTGGTGCTAACGCCATCCTGGCCGTTTCTCTTGCTGCTGCTAAAGCGGCTGCTGCTTCTAAAGGCATGCCACTGTACGAGCACATTGCTGAACTGAACGGCACCCCAGGCAAATTCTCTATGCCTCTGCCAATGATGAACATCATCAACGGCGGTGAGCACGCTGACAACAACGTCGACATTCAGGAATTCATGATCCAGCCAGTTGGCGCGAAAACCCTGAAAGAAGCCGTGCGTATCGGTTCTGAAGTGTTCCATCACCTGGCAAAAGTGCTGAAAGCCAAAGGCATGAACACTGCAGTGGGTGACGAAGGTGGTTATGCGCCAAACCTGGGTTCTAACGCAGAAGCGCTGGCTGTTATCGCTGAAGCGGTGAAAGCGGCAGGTTACGAGCTGGGTAAAGACGTGACCCTGGCGATGGACTGTGCAGCCTCTGAATTCTACAAAGACGGTAAATACGTGCTGGCTGGCGAAGGTAACAAAGCCTTCACCTCTGAAGAGTTCACCCACTTCCTGGAAGAACTGACTAAGCAGTACCCAATCGTTTCTATCGAAGACGGTCTGGACGAATCTGACTGGGCTGGTTTCGCTTACCAGACCAAAGTGCTGGGCGACAAAATCCAGCTGGTTGGTGACGATCTGTTCGTAACCAACACCAAGATCCTGAAAGAAGGTATCGAAAAAGGCATCGCTAACTCCATCCTGATCAAATTCAACCAGATCGGTTCTCTGACCGAAACACTGGCTGCTATCAAGATGGCGAAAGACGCAGGTTACACCGCGGTGATCTCTCACCGTTCAGGTGAAACCGAAGACGCAACCATCGCTGACCTGGCGGTAGGTACTGCGGCTGGCCAGATCAAAACCGGTTCTATGAGCCGTTCTGACCGCGTTGCCAAGTACAACCAACTGATCCGTATTGAAGAAGCGCTGGGTGACCGCGCACCGTTCAATGGCCTGAAAGAAGTTAAAGGTCAGTAA
- the pyrG gene encoding glutamine hydrolyzing CTP synthase, which yields MTTNYIFVTGGVVSSLGKGIAAASLAAILEARGLNVTIMKLDPYINVDPGTMSPIQHGEVFVTEDGAETDLDLGHYERFIRTKMTRRNNFTTGRIYSDVLRKERRGDYLGATVQVIPHITNAIKERIIEGGEGHDVVLVEIGGTVGDIESLPFLEAIRQMAVEVGREHTLYMHLTLVPYLAAAGEVKTKPTQHSVKELLSIGIQPDVLICRSDRAVPANERAKIALFCNVPEKAVISLKDVDSIYKIPGLLKSQGLDDYICKRFSLTAPEANLAEWEQVIYEEANPGGEVTIGMVGKYVELPDAYKSVIEALKHGGLKNRLTVNIKLIDSQDVETRGVEVLKDLDAILIPGGFGYRGVEGKVMTARYARENKIPYLGICLGMQVALMEFARNVAGMENANSTEFVPDCKYPVVALITEWRDEDGNVEVRSEESDLGGTMRVGGQQCHLTDNSLVRKMYGEPTIVERHRHRYEVNNMLLKQIEAAGLRVAGRSADNKLVEIIELPDHPWFVACQFHPEFTSTPRDGHPLFAGFVKAAGEHQKRQVK from the coding sequence ATGACAACTAATTATATTTTTGTGACCGGCGGGGTCGTATCCTCTCTGGGTAAAGGCATTGCCGCAGCCTCTCTGGCGGCTATTCTTGAAGCCCGTGGCCTCAACGTTACCATCATGAAACTGGACCCGTACATCAACGTGGATCCGGGCACCATGAGCCCGATTCAGCATGGGGAAGTTTTCGTCACCGAAGACGGCGCAGAAACCGATCTGGATCTGGGTCACTACGAGCGTTTCATCCGCACCAAAATGACGCGTCGTAACAACTTCACTACCGGCCGTATCTACTCTGATGTGCTGCGCAAAGAGCGCCGTGGCGACTACCTGGGCGCGACCGTACAGGTGATCCCGCACATCACTAACGCCATTAAAGAACGAATCATCGAAGGCGGTGAAGGCCACGATGTGGTGCTGGTTGAAATCGGCGGTACCGTCGGTGATATCGAATCCCTGCCGTTCCTGGAAGCCATTCGTCAGATGGCGGTGGAAGTGGGCCGTGAGCACACGCTGTATATGCATCTGACGCTGGTGCCATACTTGGCCGCTGCGGGTGAAGTGAAAACCAAGCCGACCCAGCATTCTGTAAAAGAGCTGCTTTCCATCGGTATTCAGCCAGATGTGCTGATCTGCCGTTCCGATCGTGCCGTTCCTGCTAATGAACGCGCTAAAATCGCACTTTTCTGCAATGTGCCGGAAAAAGCGGTTATCTCCCTGAAAGACGTTGATTCCATTTATAAAATCCCAGGCCTATTGAAATCTCAGGGGCTGGACGATTATATTTGTAAACGATTCAGCCTCACTGCACCGGAAGCTAATCTGGCTGAGTGGGAGCAGGTCATTTACGAAGAAGCCAATCCAGGCGGCGAAGTGACTATCGGCATGGTCGGTAAATATGTCGAACTGCCAGATGCCTACAAGTCTGTGATTGAAGCGCTCAAGCACGGTGGCCTGAAAAACCGTCTGACCGTCAACATCAAACTGATCGATTCGCAGGATGTTGAAACCCGTGGTGTCGAAGTGCTGAAAGATCTGGATGCGATCCTGATCCCTGGCGGTTTCGGCTATCGTGGCGTGGAAGGCAAGGTCATGACTGCGCGCTATGCGCGTGAAAACAAGATCCCTTACCTGGGCATTTGCCTGGGGATGCAGGTGGCGTTGATGGAGTTTGCCCGTAACGTGGCGGGTATGGAAAACGCCAACTCGACGGAATTTGTGCCAGACTGTAAATACCCGGTTGTGGCGTTGATTACGGAATGGCGCGATGAAGACGGTAACGTTGAAGTCCGTAGCGAAGAAAGCGATCTGGGTGGCACAATGCGCGTTGGTGGCCAGCAATGTCATCTGACCGATAATAGCTTGGTTCGCAAGATGTACGGCGAACCTACCATCGTTGAACGTCACCGTCACCGTTATGAAGTTAACAACATGCTGTTGAAGCAGATCGAAGCCGCAGGTTTGCGTGTTGCGGGTCGTTCGGCGGATAACAAGCTGGTTGAGATTATCGAGCTGCCTGACCATCCGTGGTTCGTTGCTTGTCAGTTCCACCCGGAATTTACTTCGACGCCGCGTGATGGGCATCCGTTGTTTGCTGGCTTTGTCAAAGCGGCGGGTGAACACCAGAAGCGTCAGGTGAAATAA
- the mazG gene encoding nucleoside triphosphate pyrophosphohydrolase, translating into MTQPQPLQRLLTIMKTLRDPQVGCPWDRKQTFATIAPYTLEETYEVLDAIERQDYADLRDELGDLLFQVVFYAQMGQEQGLFDFEQVCNAISDKLERRHPHIFGEADAADSEAISARWEQLKADERAEKALHSALDDIPNALPALMKAHKIQKRCAAVGFDWNTLGPVLDKVYEELDEVMHEAQQAVVDEQKLEEEIGDLLFATVNLSRHLGHKAENALQAANRKFERRFRQVEEIVQQSGLQMQEATLEQMEAAWQQVKSQEN; encoded by the coding sequence ATGACCCAACCGCAACCATTGCAACGCCTGCTGACCATCATGAAAACCCTGCGCGACCCGCAGGTTGGTTGCCCGTGGGATCGTAAACAGACTTTCGCGACCATTGCGCCCTACACGCTAGAAGAAACTTACGAAGTCTTGGACGCTATTGAACGCCAGGATTACGCCGATCTGCGTGATGAACTGGGGGATCTGCTGTTCCAGGTGGTGTTCTATGCCCAGATGGGGCAAGAGCAAGGGCTGTTTGATTTTGAACAGGTGTGTAACGCCATCAGTGACAAGCTTGAGCGCCGCCACCCACATATTTTCGGGGAAGCGGATGCGGCAGACAGTGAAGCCATTTCCGCCCGCTGGGAGCAACTGAAGGCCGATGAACGTGCAGAGAAAGCGCTGCATTCGGCACTGGATGATATCCCTAATGCCTTACCGGCACTGATGAAAGCCCATAAAATCCAGAAGCGCTGTGCCGCCGTCGGTTTTGACTGGAATACCTTGGGGCCGGTGCTGGATAAAGTGTACGAAGAACTGGACGAGGTGATGCATGAAGCTCAGCAGGCGGTGGTCGATGAGCAGAAGCTGGAAGAAGAGATTGGCGATCTGCTGTTTGCCACGGTCAATCTTTCCCGTCACCTGGGGCACAAGGCGGAAAATGCGTTGCAAGCAGCCAACCGCAAGTTCGAGCGCCGTTTCCGTCAGGTAGAAGAAATCGTGCAACAGAGCGGCCTGCAGATGCAGGAAGCCACGCTGGAGCAGATGGAAGCCGCCTGGCAGCAGGTAAAAAGTCAGGAAAACTAA
- the relA gene encoding GTP diphosphokinase, with amino-acid sequence MVAVRSAHLNTAGEFALDDWIASLGLPNPQSCERLAATWRYCEQQTQSHPNAPLLLWRGLEMVEILSTLSMDNDSMRAALLFPLVDAGIVPEATLTETFGTGITSLVHGVRDMDAIRQLKATHNDSMGSEQVDNVRRMLLAMVEDFRCVVIKLAERIAHLREVKDAPEDERVLAAKECSNIYAPLANRLGIGQLKWELEDFCFRYLHPDEYKRIAKLLHERRIDREQFIDDFVASLHKAMDNEGIKAEIYGRPKHIYSIWRKMQKKSLAFDELFDVRAVRVVVERLQDCYAALGIVHTHFRHLPDEFDDYVANPKPNGYQSIHTVVLGPRGKTLEIQIRTRQMHEDAELGVAAHWKYKEGAVVTARSGYEERIAWLRKLIAWQEEMADSGEMLDEVRSQVFDDRVYVFTPKGDVVDLPAGSTPLDFAYHIHSDVGHRCIGAKIGGRIVPFTYQLQMGDQIEIITQKQPNPSRDWLNPNLGYVTTSRGRSKIHNWFRKQDRDKNILAGKQMLDNELEHLGISLREAEKLLIPRYNVNSLDEVLAGIGGGDIRLNQMVNFLQGKLNKPSAEEQDREALRQLTQQKAPPAATRNKDKGRVVVEGVGNLMHHIARCCQPIPGDDIVGFITQGRGISIHRSDCDQLAELQSHAPERIVDAVWGESYSSGYSLVVRVVANDRSGLLRDITTILANEKVNVLGVASRSDTKKQLATIDMDIEIYNQVVLGRVLAKLNQLPDVIDAKRLHGN; translated from the coding sequence ATGGTTGCGGTAAGAAGTGCACATCTGAATACGGCGGGTGAATTCGCGCTTGACGATTGGATCGCCAGCCTGGGGCTTCCCAACCCGCAGTCATGTGAGCGATTAGCCGCAACCTGGCGTTATTGTGAGCAGCAGACCCAAAGTCATCCCAATGCGCCACTGTTGCTGTGGCGCGGCCTGGAAATGGTGGAGATCCTGTCGACCCTCAGCATGGATAATGACAGTATGCGTGCGGCGCTGCTGTTCCCGCTGGTGGACGCGGGCATTGTGCCGGAAGCCACGCTGACCGAAACGTTCGGTACTGGCATTACCTCGCTGGTTCATGGCGTACGCGACATGGACGCCATCCGCCAACTGAAAGCCACTCATAATGACTCAATGGGCTCCGAACAGGTCGATAACGTTCGTCGGATGCTGCTGGCGATGGTGGAAGATTTCCGCTGCGTGGTAATCAAACTGGCGGAGCGGATCGCCCATCTGCGGGAAGTGAAGGATGCGCCGGAAGACGAGCGCGTATTGGCCGCTAAAGAGTGCTCCAATATTTATGCCCCGCTGGCCAATCGGCTCGGTATTGGCCAACTGAAATGGGAACTGGAAGATTTCTGTTTCCGTTACCTGCACCCGGATGAATACAAACGCATTGCCAAGCTGCTGCATGAGCGCCGTATCGATCGTGAACAGTTTATTGATGACTTTGTTGCCTCGCTGCATAAGGCGATGGATAACGAAGGTATCAAAGCGGAAATTTATGGCCGCCCGAAACACATTTACAGCATCTGGCGCAAGATGCAGAAGAAATCGTTGGCGTTTGACGAACTGTTCGACGTGCGCGCAGTGCGCGTTGTGGTGGAACGCCTGCAGGATTGCTATGCGGCTTTGGGCATCGTGCATACGCATTTTCGCCATCTGCCGGATGAGTTTGACGACTACGTTGCCAACCCGAAACCGAATGGCTATCAATCGATCCATACCGTTGTGCTTGGGCCACGGGGGAAAACGCTGGAAATCCAGATCCGTACCCGCCAGATGCACGAGGACGCTGAACTGGGCGTGGCCGCACACTGGAAGTATAAAGAAGGCGCGGTAGTCACGGCGCGTTCAGGCTATGAAGAGCGTATCGCCTGGTTGCGTAAGCTGATTGCCTGGCAAGAAGAGATGGCAGACTCTGGCGAAATGCTCGACGAAGTCCGCAGCCAGGTATTCGACGATCGCGTTTATGTGTTTACGCCAAAAGGTGATGTAGTGGATCTGCCGGCCGGATCAACACCGCTCGACTTTGCTTACCATATTCACAGCGATGTGGGCCACCGTTGCATCGGCGCCAAAATCGGTGGCCGTATTGTGCCCTTTACCTACCAGTTGCAGATGGGCGATCAGATTGAAATCATCACCCAGAAGCAGCCTAACCCGAGCCGAGACTGGCTGAACCCGAACCTGGGCTATGTCACTACCAGCCGCGGGCGATCCAAGATCCACAACTGGTTCCGCAAACAGGATCGCGATAAAAACATCCTGGCGGGTAAGCAGATGCTGGACAATGAGCTGGAACATCTCGGTATCAGTTTAAGAGAAGCCGAAAAGCTGCTGATCCCGCGCTATAACGTCAACTCATTGGATGAAGTGCTGGCGGGGATCGGTGGTGGTGATATTCGCCTGAATCAGATGGTGAATTTCCTGCAGGGCAAGCTGAATAAGCCGAGCGCTGAAGAACAGGATCGCGAAGCGTTGCGCCAATTGACGCAACAGAAAGCGCCGCCAGCCGCAACCCGCAACAAGGATAAAGGCCGCGTTGTGGTCGAGGGCGTGGGTAACCTGATGCATCATATTGCTCGCTGCTGCCAGCCGATCCCGGGTGATGACATTGTCGGCTTTATCACGCAAGGGCGTGGCATTTCGATCCACCGGTCCGATTGCGATCAATTAGCCGAACTGCAATCCCATGCGCCGGAGCGTATCGTGGATGCCGTCTGGGGTGAAAGCTATTCCAGCGGTTACTCGCTGGTGGTGCGCGTAGTGGCAAACGATCGCAGCGGCCTGCTGCGTGATATCACCACGATACTGGCCAACGAAAAGGTGAACGTATTGGGCGTAGCCAGCCGGAGCGATACTAAAAAGCAGTTGGCTACCATTGATATGGACATCGAAATCTACAACCAGGTTGTGTTGGGGCGCGTGCTGGCCAAACTTAATCAGTTGCCGGATGTGATCGATGCCAAGCGTTTGCACGGCAACTGA
- the rlmD gene encoding 23S rRNA (uracil(1939)-C(5))-methyltransferase RlmD, with translation MAQFYSPKRRVTTRQATQILTVTVTDLDPFGQGVARHEGKTVFVAGVLPGEQAEIQLTEDKRHFAKGKLKRLLNRSPQRLEPRCPHFGVCGGCQQQHASAALQQQSKSAALSRMIGRETGITPQLEPVISGPQYGYRRRARLGLLWQPKRQTLLMGFRQAASAELVAVKQCPVLVPELEQLLAPLRECLSALQGVKRLGHAELVLADNGPVLVLRHLDPLQESDRQALRCFAQQENVTVFLAPDSDRLEKLCGETPYYQVDGLRLEFSPRDFIQVNDAVNQQMVAQALEWLDVGPNDRILDLFCGMGNFTLPLARRAKAVVGIEGVATLVANGQYNAHKNLLTNVSFFHENLEDDVAQQPWAAQGFDKVMLDPARAGAPGVMSHIVKLAPERVVYVSCNPTTLARDSKVLLAAGYRLARVRMLDMFPHTGHLESMALFTNASRVAVK, from the coding sequence ATGGCGCAATTCTACTCTCCCAAACGCCGTGTGACGACCCGGCAAGCGACACAAATATTAACCGTGACGGTAACGGACCTGGATCCGTTCGGCCAGGGAGTGGCACGCCATGAGGGCAAAACGGTGTTTGTTGCCGGTGTTTTACCGGGCGAACAGGCTGAAATTCAGCTTACAGAAGACAAACGGCACTTTGCCAAAGGCAAGTTGAAACGTTTATTGAATCGCAGCCCGCAGCGGCTTGAGCCGCGTTGCCCGCACTTTGGCGTGTGTGGGGGCTGTCAGCAGCAACATGCTTCGGCGGCGTTACAGCAACAGAGTAAGTCGGCAGCCTTGAGCAGGATGATCGGCCGCGAAACCGGGATAACGCCACAGTTGGAACCGGTCATTTCCGGGCCGCAATATGGCTATCGTCGACGCGCCCGTCTGGGGCTCTTGTGGCAGCCAAAACGCCAGACGTTGCTGATGGGCTTTCGCCAGGCGGCGTCTGCTGAACTGGTTGCGGTGAAACAGTGTCCGGTATTGGTTCCCGAGCTAGAGCAGTTGTTAGCGCCGCTCCGGGAATGCCTGAGTGCGCTTCAGGGCGTCAAGCGCCTGGGGCATGCGGAGCTGGTGCTGGCGGATAATGGCCCGGTATTGGTGCTGCGGCATCTGGACCCGCTGCAGGAGAGCGACCGTCAGGCTTTACGGTGTTTTGCCCAGCAAGAAAACGTCACGGTTTTTTTGGCACCAGATAGCGATCGGCTCGAAAAACTGTGTGGCGAAACGCCGTATTATCAGGTCGACGGGCTACGCTTAGAATTCAGTCCGCGTGATTTTATTCAGGTAAATGATGCGGTAAATCAGCAAATGGTGGCCCAGGCCCTTGAATGGCTGGACGTAGGGCCCAATGATCGCATATTGGATCTGTTTTGCGGGATGGGCAATTTTACCCTGCCGCTGGCGCGACGTGCCAAAGCGGTGGTGGGAATTGAAGGTGTTGCCACGCTGGTAGCGAATGGGCAATATAATGCACATAAGAATTTGCTGACTAATGTGTCATTTTTCCATGAGAATCTGGAGGATGATGTTGCGCAGCAACCTTGGGCAGCACAGGGATTTGATAAGGTGATGCTGGATCCTGCCCGCGCTGGCGCGCCTGGCGTGATGTCACATATTGTAAAACTGGCACCAGAGCGCGTGGTTTACGTTTCCTGTAATCCCACGACGCTGGCACGCGACAGCAAAGTGTTGCTGGCGGCCGGTTATCGTCTTGCCCGCGTGCGGATGCTGGATATGTTTCCGCATACGGGGCATCTTGAATCCATGGCGCTATTTACCAACGCGTCCCGGGTCGCTGTAAAGTAG